A single window of Opisthocomus hoazin isolate bOpiHoa1 chromosome 5, bOpiHoa1.hap1, whole genome shotgun sequence DNA harbors:
- the LRPAP1 gene encoding alpha-2-macroglobulin receptor-associated protein yields the protein MAAPRAVAALGAALLLAAGAQASKYSREANEGLAAAGAKRREAGEFRVVRLNQVWEKAQRLHLSAVKLAELHSDLKIQEKDELSWKKLKAEGLDEDGEKEAKLRRNLNVIMTKYGMNGKKDSHLVDTNYIKDGTESDTLEDPRLEKLWSKAKTSGKFSDEELDKLWREFKHHKEKIREYNILLETVSRTEDIHKNVINPSEENLVKEEILHNKHRELKDKLRSINQGFERLRKVSHQGYDTTSEFEEPRVIDLWDMAKSANFTEKELESFREELKHFEAKIEKHHHYQKQLEISHQKLKHVEGTGDKDHLNRNKEKYAMLEEKTKELGYKVKKHLQDLSSRISQGLQHNEL from the exons ATGGCTGCGCCGAGGGCGGTGGCAGCTTTGGGCGCCGCGCTCCTCCTTGCCGCTGGCGCCCAGGCTAGCAAATACTCCCGGGAGGCCAACGAGGGGCTGGCGGCCGCTGGCGCCAAGCGGCGGGAGGCCGGGGAGTTCCGGGTGGTGAGGCTGAACCAGGTCTGGGAGAAGGCGCAGCGG CTTCATCTCTCTGCTGTGAAACTGGCGGAGTTGCACAGTGatctaaaaatacaagaaaaggaTGAGCTAAGCTGGAAAAAACTGAAGGCTGAAGGGCTAGATGAAGATGGAGAGAAAGAAGCCAAACTTAGACGCAACTTAAATG TCATTATGACTAAATATGGAATGAATGGAAAGAAGGACTCTCACCTAGTTGATACCAACTACATTAAAGATGGTACAGAAAGCGATACACTAGAGGATCCAAGACTGGAGAAATTATGGAGCAAG GCCAAGACCTCTGGGAAGTTCTCTGATGAGGAGTTGGATAAGCTTTGGCGAGAATTTAAGCATCACAAAGAAAAGATTCGTGAATACAATATTCTGCTGGAGACTGTGAGCAGAACAGAAG ATATCCACAAGAATGTTATCAACCCATCTGAAGAGAACCTGGTGAAAGAGGAAATCTTGCACAACAAACACAGAGAACTCAAAGACAAGCTAAGAAGCATCAATCAGGGGTTTGAGCGTTTGCGTAAAGTCAGTCACCAGGGATATGACACAACCAGTG AATTTGAAGAGCCAAGAGTGATTGATTTGTGGGACATGGCCAAATCGGCCAATTTCACTGAGAAAGAACTTGAATCTTTTCGG GAGGAACTGAAACATTTTGAAGCAAAAATTGAAAAACACCATCATTATCAGAAGCAGTTAGAGATTTCACACCAGAAACTGAAACATGTAGAGGGGACTGGAGATAAGGATCATctgaacagaaacaaagagaaatatGCCATGctggaagaaaagacaaaagaactCGGATATAAG gTAAAGAAGCACTTGCAAGATTTATCCAGCAGAATCTCTCAAGGCCTTCAACATAATGAATTATAA